The genomic region ATATAATTTTGAAATAGCTAGGATAATTTGGTATGTTGCAATCGTTTCACATTTTTTATATATTTTAAGATTTAGTTGGAAATATTTGAGAAATTTTTCAATAGAAAATGTTTTTCCATCATGGTTTATTGTTTATATTGGAATAGCTGCTGCTAGTGTTACTTCTCATAGTCTAAATAATATTATACTGGGTCAATATATTTTTTATACTGCACTTACTTTTTATACTATACTATTACCAATAGTTTGTTATAGGATGTTTATTGTAAAAAATGTATCTATTAAAAATAAGCCTACTTTTGGTGTATTTGCAGCACCAGCTTCATTATTATTAGCAGGATATTTATCTGCATTTACAGTAAAAGAAAGTATAATTATATATGTATTATTTACTTTATCTACATTGTTTTTTTCAATAGTATTAGTAAATTTACCTAAATTATTAAGTTTAGATTTCACAACTAGTTTTTCAGCTTACACATTCCCAACAGTTATTACGACAATAGCATTAAATAAATTGAATATATATTATAATGAAACAAATAATATTTTAAATTTATTATTTAAATTTGAATTAACTATTACATTTTTAATTGTTATTTATGTTTTGGCTAGATATTTAAAATATTTTTATAATAAATTTAAAACTATAACTTTTTTAGAGATTGATAATAAAAATATAATTAATAAAATTTAAAGCTAAATTTAATTAAAGAGAGGAGAATAAGAATATGTCTATATTTGATTTTTTCAAAAAAAAGAAAAAAGAGTCGCTATTAGATGAAAATAATGTTTTAAAAGTAGGTCAAGAGGGTATTATGGAACCTGCAAATAATGCTAGAGATACTTTTAAATATTTTTGGAGAGAGTTATATTGGGAAAATAAACGAATAGTTAAAGGACTTAATTTTGCTGCAATAAAAATTGCATTTAGTCAAGAAACATTAGATGGCGAAAATATTATAGAAAATATGTGGATAGATGATATATATTTTGATGGAGATGTAATTACAGGTAGATTAGTAAATAAACCAAATGAATTAACTAATGTTCAAGAGAATGATATTATTGAGTTTGAAATAGATGATATTATTGACTGGTTATATGCTATCGGGGGAGAAACTTTTGGAGGATTTACAGTTCAAGCTATTAGATCTACATTAAGTGAAGAAGATAGGGTAGAGTATGATAAAGCATGGGGATTGAATTTTGGAGACTATAATGAAATTTTATTAGTAAGTAATCAAAAAGAAAATCCAGAAAATTTAATTGAACATCCACTTAGTATTGCCATGAAAGATAAAATGGAAGAATTTTTAAAAGAAAATCCAGGAGAAGTTAGTTTTATTGATGAAGATGGTTTAACACTTTTACATAAAGAAGCAATTGTAGGAAATAAGACTATGGTAGAAGTATTATTGAAATTTGGAGCAGACAAAAATATAAAATCAAAATCTAATAAAACAGCTTATGATTATGCTAAACAAATGAATTGGGAACATATAGTAGAAATATTAAAATAAATTTTTTATAAATTTAATAAGATATGAATAGAAAATAATAATTTTAAGGTGGTAAAAATGGAAAATAAAAACAACTCTAAAAGTAGTTTAAGAAAAAGAGCAGATGAAATTAAAGATTATCAATGTAAAAATTTAATAGCAGTATTA from Oceanivirga salmonicida harbors:
- a CDS encoding TDT family transporter is translated as MNKIIEFIKNYEIPTGGLILAIFSLNMLFEKYKLIYYPLFFITLILYLIFILKLILKRIAIFDELNSVVIESVFPTIFMATMVLSTYIKSYNFEIARIIWYVAIVSHFLYILRFSWKYLRNFSIENVFPSWFIVYIGIAAASVTSHSLNNIILGQYIFYTALTFYTILLPIVCYRMFIVKNVSIKNKPTFGVFAAPASLLLAGYLSAFTVKESIIIYVLFTLSTLFFSIVLVNLPKLLSLDFTTSFSAYTFPTVITTIALNKLNIYYNETNNILNLLFKFELTITFLIVIYVLARYLKYFYNKFKTITFLEIDNKNIINKI
- a CDS encoding DUF2314 domain-containing protein, which codes for MSIFDFFKKKKKESLLDENNVLKVGQEGIMEPANNARDTFKYFWRELYWENKRIVKGLNFAAIKIAFSQETLDGENIIENMWIDDIYFDGDVITGRLVNKPNELTNVQENDIIEFEIDDIIDWLYAIGGETFGGFTVQAIRSTLSEEDRVEYDKAWGLNFGDYNEILLVSNQKENPENLIEHPLSIAMKDKMEEFLKENPGEVSFIDEDGLTLLHKEAIVGNKTMVEVLLKFGADKNIKSKSNKTAYDYAKQMNWEHIVEILK